Within the Cupriavidus malaysiensis genome, the region CCGGCGGACGCTCCGGATCGTCGCTTGCGGTCCGCACGGGCCCGGCTGGGGATGCGCCGGACCGTGGGGGCCGGACCGTGGGGCTGCTACAGTACCGACGAGGGTGTCGCTGCGCACGCGCTGCCAGACTGCGCGCCCCGCAGGCGACACCCGATTTCGCGAGGAGGACGCCTCATGAACCGCTCGACCCGTGGACGGCTGGCCGCCGTCATTGCGCTGGCCCTGTGCGTGCTCGCCATCAGCGCCTGCGAGCGCGACAAACCTGGTCCAGGTCCACAGCCCATCTCAGGCCAGCCGCATTCGGCCGCCAGCCAGCCGGCGCCGGCGCGCTGAAGCGCGGCCGGAACGCACGCGTACGCGTACCCGTTTCTGCGAGCACTGGCGGGCCACCGCACGGAGCGGACCGCCCACGCCTTGCCTGGCGCCGGCCGCAGCGCCCAGGCCGCAACAGCTGTTTCGGCAACGCAACCATTGCACCGCCCGGTGGTAAGCACGGCGCCCCTGCCGGCGCGGGCGTGCGGGCCGCCTCCCGCGTAGCCTCGTCACCCCCGGGGCTGCCGGCAGCGCCGACCATGCGGCGCCAACCCGGTTGCAGGGCCGCAACCGATCGGGCGCGGCCATCGCGGAATGTGTCGGTGGCGGCCCGTCAATCCTTCACAAATCAAGCATTTGCGCACTCTGGCATGTTTGTCGCTCTCCCTGTGACTGTCAGCCAACAGGCATGACACGCGATCAAGACCAAGACCGACCAGGACCGAGAAGAACATCGTTTCGGGGGGAGTTCAGAGCCATGCGTCAACCGGCTGCATGCATGACGGCGCGCAGGCGCTTGCTTCGCCTCGGGCGCTTCGCGCCCGCGGTGATGCGTCGTCCGCTGCAGGATTCTTCCCCCCCGCGCTGGCCAGCGCGGAATGCACAGATGTGTTGCCCGGCGTCCAGCCACCCTCTTCCGCTGTCGTCCTATCGCGGCAGGACACCGCGATAGTCCGGCGGCAGCGCGGGACTTACCCGCACCGGGCATCGTCCGCTTGTGCTCCGTCCCCCGGCGGGCACTTTTTTATCGGCACCAGGGAGGCAGGCCATGTACCTTCGGCTCTGCAGCGGCGTACGGACGGCCTGCCTCCTGATCGGGACGGCCGAGCCGCCAGGCGGGGGCGGGGGCGGGAAGACGCGGCAATGCCGCCGTGCGGAGGGCAGGTGGAGCGCTGGCTGCGCGCGCACCGGTGCGCGGCCGCGGATGTGCGTCCGGCACGGCGACCGGCGAGATCGGGATGGCCGGCGCGGCGGCGACGTTGGTCGCGCCGTGCCCGCCCGGCCATGGCGTGGCCGGGCGGGCACGGCGCAGCGAGGCGGACCTACTCGCCGGTCACCGGCAGGCTCTCGACGCGGATATTGTGCTTGTGCATCAGCCGGTAGAGCGTGACGCGCGAGACGTTGAGTTCGCGCGCGGCGGGCACCACGTGGAAGCCGTGGCTCGCCATCACGGTGCGGATCGCTTCGCGCTCGGCTTCTTCACGGATCGCGTCGAGCGTGCGCCGCGGGTTTTCCGCGCTGCCGTGCAGCTGCAGGTCGTCGGCCGTGATCTTGCGGTTGTCGGTCATGACGATGGCGCGGCGCACACGATTGATCAGCTCGCGTACATTGCCCGGCCACTCGTACTGCATCATGGCCTGGGTGGCGCATGGCGAGAAACCGCGGATGCGCCGCCGCGCCTCCTGCCCGTGCTGGGCCAGCACCGCGTTGGCGAGCAGCAGGATATCCTCGCCGCGCTCGCGCAGCGGCGGAATCGCCAGCGTCAGCACGCACAGCCGGTGGAACAGGTCCGAGCGGAAGCGCCCCTCCGCCTGCGCGGCCACCAGGTCCACGTGCGTGGCGGAGATGATGCGCAGGTCGAGCGGAATCGACTGGTGCCCCCCCAGGCGCGTGATGGTGCCCTGCTGCAGGAAGCGCAACAGCGCCACCTGGCTTTCCAGCGGCAGGTCGCCGATCTCGTCGAGAAAAAGCGTGCCGCCCTGGGCCTGCTCGATCCAGCCGATCTTGCGCTGGTTCGCGCCGGTGAAGGCACCCTTCTCGTAGCCGAACAGTTCGGACTGCACCAGATGGGAAGGGATGGCTCCGCAGTTGATGGCGACGAACGGTCCCTTGCGCCGGCTCGATGCTTCGTGGATGGCCTGCGCCGCAAGCTCCTTGCCGGTGCCCGACTCGCCCGAGATGAAGACGGGCGCTTCGTTATGCGCGACCTTGGCGAGCGAGCGGAACATGGCCCGCATCGGCGCGCAGTCGCCGATCATCTTGCCGTGGCCGACGGCCTCGCCGACCTGCCCGCCGTGCAGGCACGCCATGCCATGCGCGTGCTTGAGCGTGTAGAGCAGGTTGTCGAACGAGAACGGCGTGCGCACGTAATCGATGCAATAGTCGCGGATCAGGCGCCGCACGCGCTCGTCGTCCAGCATGCGGCTGTTGGTGATGGCCACCCACGCGACCTGCGGATGCTGCAGGCTCTGCTCGAGCAGCATGTACTCGGCATCGCTGTAGTCGGCCTCCAGGTCGATCACGCCGGCCATCGGCGTGCTGGCGCGCACGATGCGCTCGAGCTCGCGCAGCTGGTGCACGTGGCGGATATCCCAGCCGGCGCCGAACTGCGAAGCTTCGATACTGTAGTCTTCATGGCGCGACACGACCAGCACCTGCGCGGTGCGTGTCGCAGCCTTGCATAGCCGCTCCATGACGTTCTCCCGGATGTTGGCCTTGTTGTGGGATCCGGCTCGCGCCGCCGGCACGCCCAGGCGCGGGCGCGGCGTGACGGCGGCCGGATCGGGCACGCGCTGGGGGAACGTCATGGCTTGGACATGCGGCACGTTTGATCG harbors:
- a CDS encoding sigma-54-dependent transcriptional regulator, with product MERLCKAATRTAQVLVVSRHEDYSIEASQFGAGWDIRHVHQLRELERIVRASTPMAGVIDLEADYSDAEYMLLEQSLQHPQVAWVAITNSRMLDDERVRRLIRDYCIDYVRTPFSFDNLLYTLKHAHGMACLHGGQVGEAVGHGKMIGDCAPMRAMFRSLAKVAHNEAPVFISGESGTGKELAAQAIHEASSRRKGPFVAINCGAIPSHLVQSELFGYEKGAFTGANQRKIGWIEQAQGGTLFLDEIGDLPLESQVALLRFLQQGTITRLGGHQSIPLDLRIISATHVDLVAAQAEGRFRSDLFHRLCVLTLAIPPLRERGEDILLLANAVLAQHGQEARRRIRGFSPCATQAMMQYEWPGNVRELINRVRRAIVMTDNRKITADDLQLHGSAENPRRTLDAIREEAEREAIRTVMASHGFHVVPAARELNVSRVTLYRLMHKHNIRVESLPVTGE